From one Solanum stenotomum isolate F172 chromosome 12, ASM1918654v1, whole genome shotgun sequence genomic stretch:
- the LOC125846889 gene encoding BURP domain-containing protein 5-like, with amino-acid sequence MPINNGHLSIVVPYKRFTMKFQLLIYSLTICLLAFVASSDASISPEVYWKLKLPNTRMPKMIRDFLPQAENDVGDTKEKVYYGLHQHGILVFSAATDEEIHNLKRETPNAHLRQVIQESINSDFQDNNFLYKPYFLENDLEKGNIINFPSLKNKNEAPIWPRQFVESIPFSSKKIPEILNHFSINSSKDAQTIKETIKFCEAPTKKGQKQNCATSLESMVDFSVFMLGTNNVKVIATEVQGENQMLLQKYTIEEVEQIGEGVNMVCHKLNYAYAVHFCHGGGITKTFMVSMIGVVGTKVKAVSICHKDTSLWNPKGLPFVVLNVRPGTTPICHFLQDDQIAFIPYEEA; translated from the exons ATGCCTATAAATAATGGACATTTATCTATTGTGGTTCCATACAAAAGATTTACAATGAAGTTTCAGCTACTAATTTACTCCCTCACAATTTGTTTG TTAGCTTTTGTAGCAAGTAGTGATGCATCTATATCTCCAGAGGTTTATTGGAAACTAAAATTGCCCAACACTCGTATGCCCAAAATGATTAGAGATTTCCTTCCCCAAGCAG AGAATGACGTTGGTGACACAAAGGAGAAAGTATACTATGGTTTGCACCAACATGGAATCTTGGTTTTTAGTGCTGCTACTGATGAAGAGATTCATAACCTAAAAAGGGAAACCCCAAATGCACATCTTCGACaagtaattcaagaaagtaTTAATAGTGATTTTCAAGATAACAATTTCCTTTACAAACCTTACTTCTTAGAAAACGATTTGGAAAAAGGAAACATCATCAATTTTCcctctctaaaaaataaaaacgaaGCACCCATTTGGCCTAGACAATTTGTTGAATCGATTCCCTTCTCATCGAAAAAAATTCCAGAAATCCTAAACCATTTCTCAATAAATAGTTCAAAGGACGCTCAAACAATCAAGGAAACAATTAAATTTTGTGAAGCGCCAACGAAGAAAGGACAAAAGCAAAATTGTGCTACTTCTTTGGAGTCTATGGTAGATTTCAGTGTATTCATGCTTGGAACAAACAATGTTAAGGTAATTGCAACGGAAGTACAAGGGGAAAATCAAATGTTGTTGCAAAAATACACTATTGaagaagttgaacaaatagGTGAGGGGGTTAACATGGTATGCCACAAACTTAACTACGCGTATGCAGTACATTTTTGTCATGGTGGAGGAATTACGAAGACATTTATGGTATCGATGATTGGTGTTGTTGGAACAAAAGTTAAAGCAGTATCGATATGTCACAAAGATACATCTCTTTGGAATCCCAAAGGATTGCCTTTTGTAGTGCTTAATGTTAGGCCTGGAACTACGCCAATTTGTCATTTCCTTCAAGATGATCAAATCGCCTTTATACCTTATGAAGAGGCATAA